CGTCCTCGCGCGAGTCGATGTCCCACTCGCGCCACGGGGCGATGATCTGGATGTTTGGCGCGATGGCCTTGTAGGCCAGCTCGAAGCGCACCTGGTCGTTGCCCTTGCCGGTGCAGCCGTGGGAGAGGCCGTCGGCACCCAGCTCCAGGGCCAGCTCGGCCTGGCGCTTGCCCAGCACCGGCCGCGCCATGGACGTGCCCAGCAGATAGGTGTGCTCGTAAACCGCGCCGGCGCGCAGCGTCGGCCAGATATAACTGCGGACGAATTCCTCGCGCAGGTCCTCGACGTAGGCGGAGGAGGCGCCGGTGGCCAGGGCCTTCTTGCGCGCGGCCTCCAGGTCTTCCTGCTGGCCGACGTCGCCGATCATGGCGATCACTTCGCAGCCGTAGTTCTCCTTCAGCCAGGGAATAATGATGGAGGTGTCCAGCCCTCCCGAATACGCGAGCACAACTTTCTTTGGCTTGTTCACTGGTTTATCCGCAATCTCTTTCTCTTCTGAAAATACATGTTTCAAATTTCACCTTGCGCCGCAGCATGGCCTACAAACCGGCGGAAACGGTTCGAGCCGGCCTTCCCGACCCTGGGCATGAGACACCACAGAAGTTTCGCACACCGGGAATCAAAAGAGCATATGCAGAATGGCCTTCTGCACGTACATGCGGTTTTCGGACTGGTCGAGGACGACCGATTGCCTGCCGTCGAGCACTTCCGCGGTGACTTCCAGGCCGCGGTGGGCCGGAAGGCAGTGCAGGAAGACGGCCTTCGGCGCAGCACAGGCCATCAACTCCCGATTGACCTGATACGGCTGGAACAGGGCGTTGCGCACTTTCTCCTCGGCTTCAAAGCCCATGCTGGTCCACGAGTCGGTGTAAACGCCCTGCGCGCCGCTGACCGCCTCGCAGGGATCGGTAAACAGCTCGATCTTGGCCCGGGTCTCGCGGGCCACGCGCTTGGCCTCCGCAACGACCTCCGCGGCCGGCTCATAATTCGGCGGCGTGGCCACCCGCAGGTGGACGCCGAGGCGCGCGGCAAGAAAGATCAGCGAATGGCAGACGTTGTTGCCGTCCCCGACATAGGCCAGCTTGAAACCGCGCAGCGAACCAAACTTTTCCTCGAGGGTGAAGTAATCCGCGAGCGCCTGGCAGGGATGAAAGCGGTCCGAGAGCGCGTTGATCACCGGTATGTCCGCGTTCGCCGCCAACTCTTCGAGGACCTTCTGATCGTACACGCGCGCGACGATGCCCTGCACCCAGCGCTCGAGGTTGCGCGCCACGTCGGCGATCGATTCGCGTTCGCCGAGCCGCGCCTGCGAGTGGTCGAGGAAGACCACCGAGCCGCCCATGCTCTGGATGCCCACCTCGAAGGTGACGCGCGTGCGCAGCGACGGCTTCTCGAAGATCAGGGCGATGAATTTGCCCTGCAGCGTGGAAGCATAGCGCCCGGGCCGCGCCTTGATATCGGCGGTGAGCTGGAGCAGTGCGCGCGTGCCCGCGGGATTCCATTCCGCTCCCGTGAGCAGGTCATTGGAAAACAGCATGGGCGCCGGAAGTGCGGATGCAGTCATGTTCACCTCGCCGCGGCCTGGGCCTGCGGAGTCCGCTCCGCCGTCGCGGCGGATGCGGACCCGGAGGTGGCTCGCGGGGTATGGGTCAGAACAGCTTCAAACAAACGGAGAAATTCGCGCACCTGCGCCGCGCTCACGATGTACGGGGGGAGCAGGCGCAAGGTGTGGTCGTGCGTGCAGTTGATGAGCAAGCCGCGGCGCAGCGCTTCGGTGACGAAGGGCGCGCCTTCGGCGCTCAGCTCGATGCCCAGCATCAGGCCTTCGCCGCGCACCTCGCGGATCAAAGGAAACTTCTTGGCCAGTGCGGCGATTCCGGCGCGGAGCTGCTCGCCGCGCGCGCGGATGTTCTCGAGCAGCGCGCTATCTTCCACGGTGCGCAGAAATTCCAGGGCCACGGCGCAGGCCAGCGGCCCGCCGCCAAACGTCGTGCCGTGCAGCCCGGGGGAAATAGCCGCGGCCACGCGCTCGTTGGTCAGGATCGCGCCCAGCGGCAGGCCCGCGGCCAGCGGCTTGGCCACCAGCGCGATATCCGGCTTGGCGGAAAATTTTTGGTAGGCGAAATGGCGGCCCGTGCGGCCCAGCCCGCACTGGATCTCGTCGGCGATGAGCACTGCGCCGTGCTGCGTGGCCAGGGCCCGCGCGCGGTTCCAGAAGGCTTCGCTGACCGGGTAGATCCCGCCCTCGCCCTGCACCGTTTCCAGCACGATGCCGCAGACGGTGGCGTCGAATTTCGCTTCCAAATCGGCCACGTCGTTGAAGCGCACGAACTCCACGCCGGGGACCAGGGGTGCGAAGGGCAGGCGGTATTTTTCCGTGGAGGTCACGCTCAGCGCGCCAAACGTCCGCCCGTGAAAGGAATTCTCCAGCGCCAGAATGCGCGTCTTCGCCGCGCCGGTGTCTTCTTCGGAGTGCGCCTTATGGGCCAGCAGGCGCGCCAGCTTCAGCGCGCCGTCCATCGCTTCCGTGCCGCTGTTGGTGAAAAAGACGCGGTCCAGCCCGGACCACTCCGCCAGCTTGCGCGCCAGCGGCCCTTGATAGCTGTTGTGGTAGAGATTCGAGAGATGGATGGCGCGCGCCGCTTCGCGCCGCAGGACGCGCACGATGCGCGGGTGCGCGTGGCCCAGCGCGTTCACCGCGATGCCGCCCAGAAAATCAAGATACTTCTTCCCCTGCGCGTCGAAGACCAGCGCGCCCCGTCCGTGCGTGAAGAGCACGTCCGGACGCTTGTAGGTGGGCAGGAGAAACGTCTCCGCATCGCGGATCGCCGCGGCGGCAGCCGCGCCGCGGGAGTTTGCCGGCTGGGCCGGTTTTTTCTTCGCCATTCTTTTTTCTCTCGTCCGCCTCATACCGCGCTCAGCGCCGCCGCTTTCGCCGCGAATGGCCCTAGAGTCACCAAGGTGCCCGGAGCGTCCGGTGTCTTGCCCGTGTGCAGCCCGGCCGCGGCGGCGGCGTCCAGCAGCGCTTCCGGCGAGGTGCCGCCGACGATGCGCACGCCGCCCACGCCGCCTTCCAGCGCGCGCTTCGCCGCTTCCAGCTTCAGCACCATGCCTCCGGAAACCACGCGGCTCTCCACCAGCGCGCCGACTTCCTCGCAGGAAACGGCCGGGAGGAGTTTCTCCCCGTGCAGCACGCCGGCCACGTCGGTCAGATAGATCAGAGCGTCGGCGCGGAGATATTCGGCGCAGGCCGCGGCCATGTGATCGGCATTAATGTTGTAGAGCTCGCCGTCGGGGCCCAGGCCCAGGCACGGCGCCACGGGCAGCAGCCCCGCGTGCCACAGCGATTCCAGGAATTCCACGTTCACGCCGGTGAGATAGCCGACGAAGCCCAGCCCGCCCGCCACGTCGTTGTGCACCAGCGGTTCGGCGGTGAAGCACTGCGCATCCGCGGCGGAGATGCCCACGGCAGGCTGGCCCTCGGCGGAAATGGCCGCGGCCAGACGCTTGTTGAGCAATCCAGCGAAAACCATCACGGCGGCATCGCGCGTCTCGCGGTCGGTGACGCGCAGGCCGGCCACGAAGCGGCTCTCCAGCCCCATGCGCTTGAGCGTGGCGGTGAAGAGGCGCCCGCCTCCGTGCACCACCAGGATCTGGTGTCCCGCGCGCGCCAGCGCCGCAACCTGTTTGGTGAGCGACGCGACAGCGTCGGCGTCTTCCAGCAATGCTCCGGCAAATTTGATGACGAGTCTCATTGGAGTGCGGTCTGCTCCTCGATGCCCAGCATGTGATTGAAATTCTGTACGGCCTGGCCCGCTGCGCCCTTGCCCAGATTGTCCAGGCAGGAGACGACGATCAGCCGCTCCCCGCCGGAATCCAGCGCGAATCCCAGGTCGCAGAAATTCGTGTGCGCAACGTGCTGCAGCTCCGGCAGCTGCCCCGCCGGCCAGAGGCGCACCATCGGACGCCCGGCGTAGAACTTCCGGTAGAGCTCTTCGATCTGCGCCGCCTGCTTCGGCGCATCCAGCCAGACGTACATCGTCGAGAGGATGCCGCGCGCCAGCGGCAGCAGGTGCGTCGAAAACATGACCTGCGGACCGGCCAGGCCGGTGTGCTCGAGAATCTCCGGCGTGTGGCGGTGCGCGAACAGGCCATAGGCGCGGAAATTTTCGTCCACCTCGACGAACT
This region of Terriglobia bacterium genomic DNA includes:
- a CDS encoding aspartate aminotransferase family protein, which produces MAKKKPAQPANSRGAAAAAAIRDAETFLLPTYKRPDVLFTHGRGALVFDAQGKKYLDFLGGIAVNALGHAHPRIVRVLRREAARAIHLSNLYHNSYQGPLARKLAEWSGLDRVFFTNSGTEAMDGALKLARLLAHKAHSEEDTGAAKTRILALENSFHGRTFGALSVTSTEKYRLPFAPLVPGVEFVRFNDVADLEAKFDATVCGIVLETVQGEGGIYPVSEAFWNRARALATQHGAVLIADEIQCGLGRTGRHFAYQKFSAKPDIALVAKPLAAGLPLGAILTNERVAAAISPGLHGTTFGGGPLACAVALEFLRTVEDSALLENIRARGEQLRAGIAALAKKFPLIREVRGEGLMLGIELSAEGAPFVTEALRRGLLINCTHDHTLRLLPPYIVSAAQVREFLRLFEAVLTHTPRATSGSASAATAERTPQAQAAAR
- the argF gene encoding ornithine carbamoyltransferase — translated: MLFSNDLLTGAEWNPAGTRALLQLTADIKARPGRYASTLQGKFIALIFEKPSLRTRVTFEVGIQSMGGSVVFLDHSQARLGERESIADVARNLERWVQGIVARVYDQKVLEELAANADIPVINALSDRFHPCQALADYFTLEEKFGSLRGFKLAYVGDGNNVCHSLIFLAARLGVHLRVATPPNYEPAAEVVAEAKRVARETRAKIELFTDPCEAVSGAQGVYTDSWTSMGFEAEEKVRNALFQPYQVNRELMACAAPKAVFLHCLPAHRGLEVTAEVLDGRQSVVLDQSENRMYVQKAILHMLF
- the argB gene encoding acetylglutamate kinase — translated: MRLVIKFAGALLEDADAVASLTKQVAALARAGHQILVVHGGGRLFTATLKRMGLESRFVAGLRVTDRETRDAAVMVFAGLLNKRLAAAISAEGQPAVGISAADAQCFTAEPLVHNDVAGGLGFVGYLTGVNVEFLESLWHAGLLPVAPCLGLGPDGELYNINADHMAAACAEYLRADALIYLTDVAGVLHGEKLLPAVSCEEVGALVESRVVSGGMVLKLEAAKRALEGGVGGVRIVGGTSPEALLDAAAAAGLHTGKTPDAPGTLVTLGPFAAKAAALSAV